From the Lathyrus oleraceus cultivar Zhongwan6 chromosome 4, CAAS_Psat_ZW6_1.0, whole genome shotgun sequence genome, one window contains:
- the LOC127075291 gene encoding universal stress protein PHOS32, producing MHNPHKPTAHESDPQLPVIRIHHPSSPRHQSAATPTPTAGARRKIGVAVDLSDESAYAVRWAVQHYIRPGDAVILLHVSPTNVLFGADWGSIDLTINTDPNYEEENINGVNNNNLNETPTPKRKLEEDYDAFTATKSADLAKPLREAQIPYKIHIVKDHDMKERLCLEVERLGLSAVIMGSRGFGAARRGSDGKLGSVSDYCVHHCVCPVVVVRYPDDKDAAEAVVAVKEGDEGEAVIKPLSVAHEHKKED from the exons ATGCATAACCCCCATAAGCCCACCGCCCACGAATCTGATCCTCAGCTACCAGTAATCAGAATCCACCACCCGTCCTCCCCTCGCCACCAGTCCGCCGCCACACCCACTCCCACCGCCGGCGCCCGCCGAAAAATCGGCGTAGCCGTTGACCTCTCCGACGAGAGCGCGTACGCTGTACGCTGGGCAGTACAACACTACATCCGTCCCGGTGACGCCGTCATCCTCCTCCACGTCAGCCCTACCAACGTCCTCTTCGGTGCTGACTGGGGTTCCATCGATCTCACCATTAACACAGACCCTAATTACGAAGAAGAAAACATCAACGgcgtcaacaacaacaatcttAATGAAACCCCGACGCCTAAGCGGAAGCTCGAAGAAGATTACGACGCGTTCACGGCAACGAAATCAGCCGATCTTGCGAAACCGCTTCGTGAAGCTCAAATTCCGTACAAGATCCACATCGTGAAGGACCATGACATGAAGGAGCGTCTTTGTCTTGAGGTTGAGCGTCTTGGTCTTAGTGCTGTTATTATGGGGAGCCGCGGATTCGGTGCGGCGCGTCGCGGTAGTGACGGGAAGCTGGGAAGTGTTAGTGATTACTGTGTTCATCATTGTGTCTGCCCTGTTGTGGTTGTTCGCTATCCGGATGATAAGGATGCTGCTGAGGCTGTTGTTGCTGTCAAAGAGGGTGATGAGGGTGAAGCTGTTATCAAGCCTCTTTCTGTTGCGCATGAACATAAGAAAG AAGATTAG